GGACGTTACCTTTGCGGGATCCGCAAAGCCGTATTTCAGCGATGTCGAGTATTTGGTTGTTGCCGCAACTCCGATATAGCCAGCAGCAACGGCACCCGGGCCAAAATCAAACCGCTGAACCCCACCCTCAGGCAGCTCGGCCGGCGGTACGTATTCCGGGCTCGATACAGTGCCGGATACAGGAGATTCGCCCGCCTCATTCACCGCAATGATCCGATAATAATAACGCTTCGATGTATCTGCCGTGTTGTCTGTATAAGAAGGATTCGTGGATTGGCCAATCTGGGAAAAAGGCCCCTCCGCCGCTTCGGAGCGCATGATCTTGTAGCTGGCCGCCCCTTCCGTTACGTTCCAGCTCAGCCTCACCGAATTGGGGTTAACTTCATCTACCGAAACACCCGTCGGCGCGGCCGGAGGCTGCGGAGCCGGGATTTCGCTTACGGTCACCGGTGCGCTCCGCCGGGATTCCAAACCGCTCGCGCTAGTAACGGATACGTAATATGTGTAGCTGCTGCCAACCGTAACCGAAGTATCCGAGTACGTCGTTTCTGCAGCTTGAGTCTGCCCGATTAACGTTGGCGCTGCGTCAGCGCTGTTTGCACGGTATAACGAATATTTCGCCGCTCCATCAACACTATTCCAGGCCAGCGTTACGCCGGAGGAGGTCAGTCCGGTCACAGCAAGGGAAGCCGGAGCGATCGGAGCTGCTTCCACCGCTTCCTCAATAACAAGACCGTTCAAATAACCGCCCGCGCCGGAGCCCGTAATGTCTACCGTCAATTGCCCGTCGCTTACCGTCGTTTGGTATGTAGCCGAGTTCACGACCGCTTTGCCGCTGATCGATCCCGTCGTCACGCCTTCAAGAACAAAGTTGGTCTTGGTCGTTCCGCTCCCCGTGATATCGCCCGAATAGGCCGTGACATTATAGTCGCCGTTAGGCAGATCAACAAGGAAAGAATACGACAAGCCGAGTACAAAATCATTCGTCAGCTCATCGCCGCCCGAACGGTTGCGGGACGCCACCGCCACGCTTAAGCCGTATCCGGTCTCCGCTGTATACAACAGCGATTCATGAACCCTCGTATACCCGGCCATTACCGGGCTTGAGGCTGTACCGAAATCAAATTTCCGCACCACGGGTTCTGCCGCGCTTGCATGAGCGGGCTTTGCGCCAAACTGAAGGCCAGGCAGCAAGGTTGTGCAGAGCAGGACAAAAGCTAGCAATGACATGTACAACGGTCTTCTTCTTATTCGCATATAATGGATATCCCCGCTTCCCTATTTTCATTCGTCAGTAGGTTCTTGAGATGCCTTACAATACGCATTACGCATTCAGTATTGCAACCGCTTTCAAAACTACCGTTCAAGCCGATGCCAGCAATCGGATTGCTGACTCTTGCTCCATATCTGACGCTACTCCATTCCTCCCTTCGGGTTCTGACAAGCATGGCAGTCATTACCAAAACTTGAGTGCACAAAGATCATACTGCTAACAAGATCCGGATTCCTATTTAAAAATCCGATGTTTTTCATCAAAAATCAGAGGTTGAAAAGAAAAAAGCAGCCGATTCTGGAGAATCAGCTGCTTTGTATGGGAAAAGCGGTTTGTTTATTCCATTCGGTACAGGGTATTTATGAATATGGCGGTCCATTAAGTGTCAGGAGGATTCCAGAATAGGAAGCCGTTTTTTCGTATTCTCTTTTGTCATTTTTCCGTATTTGGACTGCCCTTCAATCACTGCTTCTAAACGATCTTTTTGCGGCGAAAGCCATATCGCGTATGTGGCTTGTTCATAACGAACGGCTGGATCCCGATTAATGGTACGAATTTTGTAATCCGGCTGCCGGGACATGGATACTTCCGCGTTTTCCCAATCGGCTTGAGATAAAAGATCCATCACCATCGTTACCGTTTTTTCATCTTCGATTTTTTTATAAAGCGTATATTCTTTGCCTTCAGAACTGCTGAGATGAAGAATCAGGTCAGGCTCTGCCGGCATTATGTTGCAGGAACGATTTCGAAAAAAACTTTTAAATATTCCTTTACAGGAATATTCCCTATAATGTATATTTGAATCAACAACCGGAGAGACTGACGCATAAAGAGGTGAAAGACATGTCAGGACATAATCCGGGCTTGGATATGACGACGTTAAGCGCACTCTCTGAACCTAATCGGAAGCATATTGTTGAGCTGCTGCGTGACGGTCCCCTGACAGTAGGAGAAATCGCCGACAAGCTGGGGATCAGGCAGCCCCAGGCTTCGAAGCATTTGAAAGTGCTTAGCGACAATGGCATTGTGGAAGTGAAGGCCGAAGCTAACCGCAGGTTCTACAAGCTCCGGCCAGAGCCCTTCCACTCGCTGGAATCGTGGATTAACTCCTTCCGCCGGATCTGGGAAGAGCGTTACGATAATCTGGAGAACTACCTGCGGGAGCTGCAAAGCAAAGAACAGTTACCAAGTCCCAACAACCATAATGAGGAGGAATTAAAATGACAAACGCAATCGTATCAAGAGTAGAGAACGAAAATGTACTGGTGTTGGAGCGCGTATTCACAGCGCCGCGCGAGCTGGTGTTCAAGATGTTTAAGGAGCCTGAGCATCTGAAGAACTGGTGGGGACCACGCGGCTGGGAAGTGCCCGTATGTACAATCGATTTCCGTCCGGGCGGCATTTGGCATTATTGCATGAAGTGCATGGATCAAAGCCAAGGCGATTTCTACGGTATGGAATCGTGGGGCAAAGGCGTTTACAAAGAAATCGATGAGCCGAACAGCTTCAGCTACACGGATTACTTCTCCGATGCGGAAGGCAATATTAATGAGGAATTGCCTTCTACCGATATCGTTTTGGAATTTGTTGATCTGGGAGACGGCACGACAAAGCTGATCAACCGTGCCGTGTATGCTTCGGGCGACGCTCTGAAGACGGTTATGGACATGGGGATGCTGCAAGGCATTTCGGAAACTTGGGACCGTCTGGAAGAAGCATTGCAAGCAGCGAAATAAGCTGTATAGAGGAAAAAGCGTTGAACCGTTGGTTCAACGCTTTTTCTTTTGTCTCGATGCCGCCCATACCCCGCCCTCCCCTCCTGCATAGGCTAATATCAGGGAAGATATGAAACGCTTGGGCGGGGTGAGACAATTCATGGGGAATAACAACGGTCAAACCGGAAGTAACGGAAACAGCAAAGGCAACAGTAATAACAATAACAACAATAAAAATAACAGTAATAAAAATAACAGTAACAGCAATGCTAACGGCACTCAGGTTAGTGACTCCGTGGATCTTATCGCCGCCCGGCTTGGCTATATCGGCGCCATTATCGCAACCATAGGAGATGGAATAGCCGCAATCGCAGCGGGTATTGCCCTTCGGCAGCTTGAAGAGCAGAGCTTAGCCGCAACACGGGCCGAAGTAGATCAATTCAGGCAAACCGAAAACATCCAGCAGCAGGTTGATTTCTATATCAATGAATTGATTCAGATTCGGAAAATGATTAAATGATTATTCTCATAAAAAAATTCGCATTTTTCATCCAGCTTTTCCCTGATGGCATGCTCGCCTCAGCGGTACATTAAAAAGCCCATCCGATTGATCGGATGGGCTTTTCGTTAACAAAGCAAGATCAAACTACGTTTAATTGAACGTTGATGTTGCCCCGGGTTGCTCTTGAATACGGGCACACATTATGCGCCGCTTCGGCAAGCTCCTGAGCCACTGCGTTTTCCACGCCAGCCAAAGTAATCTGAAGTACAACCGCAAGCTCGAAATTGTCCTCCGCATCCTTGCCAAGCGTCACTTGCGCCGTCACGGATGTGCTTTCCGGTTTGATTTTTCTTTCCCGGCACACCAGATTCAGCGCGCTCTCGAAGCATGCGGCATAACCGCCCGCAAACAGCTGCTCCGGATTGGTCGCGCCTCCCGGTCCTCCAAGCTCCTTCGGATGAAGCACGTTGACGGCCAGCAGGCCATCATCCGATTCAAGCCGGCCGTTACGGCCTCCAACCGCTTTTACGCTTGTTTTGTACAACTCTTTTGATATCATTGGCATTCCCTCCTGTCCATGCGGTAGTGTTGCCTATTCAGGATAAAATTACCCATTTTCTTCATTGTTGTATCTAAAGGTAGAATAGTTTTTGTTTTCCTTTTTATAAACCGTAGTCTTATATTTCACACTGGCGTTTTTTTCTTCTAAAAGAGCGTTCATTTTCGTATCGCTGATATTATAATGCCGTTTATTCAAGAAACCGACTTCTCTAATTGAGGGATGAATAAGAATAGGCGTCAAATCGCCGTCCACTACGTTTGTATTAACAAAGGTAAATGATATTAAATGAGGGAACTCATACAGAAAGCTCAAGCTCTCAAGCTCGCCGCAGGCATTAAGGCGAAGCCCTCGCAGTTTTTTTAGCGAGAGCAGCTCCTTCGTCGGAACGAATTTTTTTGAATGATTGATATGTAAATACTCTAAGGTATCCGCCAAAGAGGATAGACCGCTGTCGCTTTGCAGCTTGGTACAATAATGCAGCTCCAATCGCTTTAAACGGTTAAGCTTCTCGATTCCAAGAAAGTTATTTATGTTAGACCAGTTGAATTCTAAATAATCCAGATTTTCCGGTATCCCCGCAAAGCGGCCTGCTTTGCTTTGCCTGTGATACCAGAGCACCAAGTATTTCAAATCTTGTTCCGATATTTCTTTAACCTTCTCTTCTTTTAAATCGATGTGACGAAAAAGATGCCGTGGAACTTCATCAAACCAAATCGTGTTATTCCTCCAAAAGTCCATTAGAATCATCCTTATCCTTTAGTCATTCGCCCCTAACCTCATATTAGATATGACGCAAGCACTAAGCAACGTTTAACGCAAGACATTTCAAGCCTCCCGTGATACAATCGACGAAAACTATGGAAATACAGGGCGAAGGAGAGAACGAATGAAGAGGTTGGTAGCAGATTCGATGCTGTTCCGAAGCAGGGGCAGTATTGATTCCGGGAAAGTATCTTTTATCGAATTGTTTTTTGACTTGATTTTTGTTTTCGCCGTGACCCAGTTATCCCATTCCTTTCTGAAAAATTTCACTCTGGAAGGAGCCATTCATCTCGGTATTCTGACGATGGCGATCTGGTGGGTCTGGATCTTTACCGCTTGGGTCATGAACTGGCTCAATCCGGAAACGAAACGCGTAAGATTTATGCTTATCGCGCTAATGCTGGTGGGACTTATTATGTCGTCGTCGCTGCCGGAAGCCTTTGAGAAAACGGGAATTTATTTTGCATGTGCCTATACCTTGTTCCAGGTGGGAAGGACCGCCTATACCGTCTGGGTTCTCCAGCATGGCTCAACCGAGCTGCGGATTAATTTTATCCGGATATTCAGCTGGCTGGCCTTTTCGGGAATCTTCTGGATTGCCGGAGGAATTGCGCATGAAGAGAATCGTCTCGCTTTATGGTGCATCGCGCTACTCATTGAATACCTCTCTCCGTCGATGGGCTTCTGGACGCCTAAGCTTGGAAAAACCCCAACTACCGTCTGGGATGTCGAAGGCTCCCATATGGCGGAGCGGTGCGGATTGTTTATTATTATCGCGCTTGGCGAATCCATTCTGGTTACGGGGGCGACCTTCGCGGAGCTTGAATGGGATTTGCTCACCTTCGGGTCTTTTGTCGCCGCTTTTGTCAGCTCGGTCACGATGTGGTGGATTTATTTCAATATGACGTCCAAAACCGGCCATCATTTTATCGCTCATTCCGAAGATCCGGGCAGAGTTGCCCGTTCGGCTTATACGTATACGCATCTGCTTCTGGTTGCCGGCATCATCCTGTCGGCCGTAGCGGATGAATTGGTGCTCGCTCACCCGACGGGGCATATCGAGCTCAAGACCGCGCTTGTTATTATGGCGGGCCCTGCTCTTTATTTGCTTGGCAATATGCTGTTTATGCGGATCGTAGCCGGCGTTGTATCGGCACCGTATACGGTTGGAATCATCGTTCTTGCTGCTTTGTTCCTGCTCTACAGCATCGTTCCTCCGTTGTTCTTATCTGTCCTTGCAACGCTTACGCTTGTTGGCGTCGCTTTATGGGGCTCCGCCTTTACCGACCGGCTTTGTCAGGCGCCGCTGCCTGGACAGCATAAGACCGAGACGCATTAAATGAATAGGAAAAGGAGCTGTCAGCGACAGCTCCTTTCTTTGTTTGCTCAATGGGGAGGCAATATCTGCTCCTTATCATACCGGAAAGAGCCAGCAGTCCAGCGGTCGCCCGACTTTGTCATCACCGCTTCTATTGTCGAAGCGTAGTAGTCGCGACTATCATTCCATTCCGAATTATAGCGGGCTGTAAATTGATTTGACCCGTTCCAGGTTACGTACTCATTGACAAAAAATCCTGCCGTCTCCTTCAGAAACTGCTTTCTTTCCTTCTTCCCGGCAACCGCATCGGCAGCTATTTTCAAAGCCTCAGCATTCTTTAAAGGGGCGGTCTGAACAAGAAAATGCGCCGATGATGCCTGCAAATACTGCTTCTCCCACAAGATGGTATCTTGCTCAAAAAAAGTCTCGTTAAATTCTCTGAACTGAACATACACCCGATTATTAAACAGCTTCACCAACGGGCCGACTTTTGCCTCGAATACTTCCCCGTCCTTCTCAACCGTTGCGGTTTGCGTCTTCTGATTCCAGCCGATCTTCGCGCCGATGGCGTCGCCGGCTGCCCTAAGCGGCATAAACACTCTCCCGCTAACCAGCTTGCCATCCAGTACCGTTAATTGAATTCCCGTATCTTCAGCGTAAGTAGCAATAGGGTTAAGTAACAGAGTGATTCCCGCCAATCCGGCTAGAATCTTGATTTTTGTTTTTTTCATAGCGCCTCCTAAGAATAGATTGTTCTGACCTATTGTTCTTACCCAAAACGAAACTTTGATGTTAAAGCAACTTTCATCACCTTATGTCTGCTGATAATTAACGGCAGAAATCATGCATGTACCGCACAAGAATGCATAGTAAATTCCTTCGCTGTCGGCAGCCTGTTCCATATCTACTTGCCCGATAAACATCATTGTTTCCGAACAGCAAGGACATGATGGATACTCCGCATCCTGAATCCAGCTAGGATGGCCGCCTATTTGAGAGGCGGGTGCTTCTAGTGTCCACTCGGCCGCTTCATAAGGCCCCCTTTGTTCATTAGATAGTATCATTGTTTTCCAAGTAAACTCATCGTCCTGTACGGGTTCCGGTAAAAAATCAAACACTTGATTATATTCACTCCAAGAAAAAGAACCATCAGCATTTACCTTCATAAATACCGTTCCGTAACAATTGCAATGCAAGCAAGCCGCAATTTTTAACCTGTCCCCTTCTAAGGTAAGGAATTCCAGCAAAGGATCTTGTAATTGGCAATCAAACAAAACCGTTAATTTAAATTTACACCATAAGCACTCTTGCTCATCAGACTGCAAGGAGACCACAGGCGCTCCAACTAAATCAGCCTCTATCTCCTGGGATACCTCAAGATAATAACTATCAGGATAGAACAAACCTCTTTTTCCACCATTCTGATCTAACTCCCAGCCTGCCGCATAAGAATAATTTTCAGGAGATACATAGAGTTCCGAAGCCCATCGAGGCGGCTTTTTCTTCCACTTCGCGAATAAACGAACAACCTCCTTATCCCCGATCCAAGCGAGTGCGGATAAGATATGGTTACGGTTCTCCGAATCACGCTTTACCCGACGAATTAATTTGTCACGAATAACCGATCCGGCATTTTTATACAAAATGCCAGGATAATATACCTCTCTAAGAAAAAGTTCCTCCATGCCCCGTTCTACTCGGGCATTTGCAAAACAAATCAGTGACGTAAGAATTTGTTCGGCTTGATTGAAATCTCCATCATCCATCAAAGTAATAGCGTATAGCTCCATTTGCTCCTGCTCATCTACGGAAAGTTGATGATAAAGCTTTTGCGAACTAATGGGATACGGAATTAAGTTCTCAAGCGGGTTGTATTCCTTCGGTGCATGCATAATCTTCAAAATTTCAACCGGTTTAGTTATACCTGTATATAAATCCACATCTTTACGGTGTTGTTTAATATAAGCCTCTTCTTCTAGTCGAAAATTTTTCTGAACACACGGCATGCAAATCCCGCCTGTTTTCAAAGCTGTAGCAGGCAGAATTCTTCCCGAGCATCCAGGGGTATTGCAAGGCAAGCGTTCACTCAATTTATTCACTCCAAACAAGTTCAGTCTGCATACTAATTCGCTTTTTAAAATCAACTAACCTTCATTTCAGTTCCATTTAAGGTACCGTGTCCATAATGGGTCCTGTAAGACAACCTACAAGCCCTAAGGAGGCAATGGAAATGAACAAATACTTAAAGACAATCGGGATTACAGCTACTTTGGCGGTCATGGTTCCGCTAAGCGCATTTGCAGCATCGGGTACAACTTCGACCACAAGTCCTTCAAATACCGCGCAGGTTCAAACGGATACCACGAAGCAAATGGACGGCAAACATGGCCGCGGCGGTTTCGGCGGCAACTACGTCTCCGACTCCGTACTTACGCTTCTCAATCTTGACCGTGACACGTTTAATGAAAAGCTTGCTGCAGGCAGCACGCTTGCGGATATCGCCAAGGAGCAGGGCGTTTCAAATGATGATTTGAAAGCATCGCTGACCACCGCCTTTGAACAGCGCCAGTCGGACGAAAAGTCCCAGTTCACCGCAAACCTGGACAACCTGATCAACTCCGATCAACTTGCTCAAGGACGTGAAGGACGCAGAGGAGGACGCGGTTTTGGACAAAACCTGGATACCGTTGCTACGGCTTTAAATATGACGGAGGATGAACTGAAAACAGAGCTGCAGGCAGGTAAAACAATCGCCGATATCGCTGAAGCGAAAGGAGTTAGCACGGATTCCGTAGTTAACGCGCTTGAAACTGCGATTAACGCTCAAATCGATCAAGCCGTCACTGACGGCAAGCTGACAGCCGATGAAGCCGCAACGAAGAAAGAAGATACTGCCGCACAGGCTCAAAGCATCGTAAACGGCGAGTTCCAGCCTAAAGGCGATGGCGGCCACCGTGGCGGTGCAGCTAAACCGAAGGATCAAGCAAGTACGGACAGTTCGACAACTTCTGAGACCAACGCTTAATGAACA
This region of Paenibacillus sp. JDR-2 genomic DNA includes:
- a CDS encoding ArsR/SmtB family transcription factor — translated: MSGHNPGLDMTTLSALSEPNRKHIVELLRDGPLTVGEIADKLGIRQPQASKHLKVLSDNGIVEVKAEANRRFYKLRPEPFHSLESWINSFRRIWEERYDNLENYLRELQSKEQLPSPNNHNEEELK
- a CDS encoding SRPBCC family protein, producing MTNAIVSRVENENVLVLERVFTAPRELVFKMFKEPEHLKNWWGPRGWEVPVCTIDFRPGGIWHYCMKCMDQSQGDFYGMESWGKGVYKEIDEPNSFSYTDYFSDAEGNINEELPSTDIVLEFVDLGDGTTKLINRAVYASGDALKTVMDMGMLQGISETWDRLEEALQAAK
- a CDS encoding translation initiation factor 2, with translation MGNNNGQTGSNGNSKGNSNNNNNNKNNSNKNNSNSNANGTQVSDSVDLIAARLGYIGAIIATIGDGIAAIAAGIALRQLEEQSLAATRAEVDQFRQTENIQQQVDFYINELIQIRKMIK
- a CDS encoding organic hydroperoxide resistance protein, producing MISKELYKTSVKAVGGRNGRLESDDGLLAVNVLHPKELGGPGGATNPEQLFAGGYAACFESALNLVCRERKIKPESTSVTAQVTLGKDAEDNFELAVVLQITLAGVENAVAQELAEAAHNVCPYSRATRGNINVQLNVV
- a CDS encoding low temperature requirement protein A; protein product: MKRLVADSMLFRSRGSIDSGKVSFIELFFDLIFVFAVTQLSHSFLKNFTLEGAIHLGILTMAIWWVWIFTAWVMNWLNPETKRVRFMLIALMLVGLIMSSSLPEAFEKTGIYFACAYTLFQVGRTAYTVWVLQHGSTELRINFIRIFSWLAFSGIFWIAGGIAHEENRLALWCIALLIEYLSPSMGFWTPKLGKTPTTVWDVEGSHMAERCGLFIIIALGESILVTGATFAELEWDLLTFGSFVAAFVSSVTMWWIYFNMTSKTGHHFIAHSEDPGRVARSAYTYTHLLLVAGIILSAVADELVLAHPTGHIELKTALVIMAGPALYLLGNMLFMRIVAGVVSAPYTVGIIVLAALFLLYSIVPPLFLSVLATLTLVGVALWGSAFTDRLCQAPLPGQHKTETH
- a CDS encoding copper amine oxidase N-terminal domain-containing protein, which produces MKKTKIKILAGLAGITLLLNPIATYAEDTGIQLTVLDGKLVSGRVFMPLRAAGDAIGAKIGWNQKTQTATVEKDGEVFEAKVGPLVKLFNNRVYVQFREFNETFFEQDTILWEKQYLQASSAHFLVQTAPLKNAEALKIAADAVAGKKERKQFLKETAGFFVNEYVTWNGSNQFTARYNSEWNDSRDYYASTIEAVMTKSGDRWTAGSFRYDKEQILPPH